TATATGATGGATGGAGTGTGATGCATAAGAATGTATATACCTCGTAAGTGACTGCCCATTTACCCCCACGGAGAGGCTTGTGGTAATAATTCATGTTACCAATGTACAAGCTTCTACCTTCGGGTACTTTCTTCACTTCGTTGATCACTGCGCCGAGTTTTACAAACGTATCATCATCACACTTCATTATGTACTTTGCAGAGAATGCAAAAGCCTGCACCAAATCAAAAGTCATTTGTTTTCAACCAATCAAGAACGATTATGTGGAAAGCCATGTCCTATAATAAGATCTGATTAAAACTCACTCCGTGTTCACATATTGCAACAGTTTTCAGCACAACAAGATCATAGCTATCCATGTAAGGAACAAGCACAATGTCCCCAAAGTACTCTGCTTCTTTCTTCAGTTCCACATTCACTTCTTTCCTCCCATGCTGTTAAATACACATAACAGATACAATAAGACAACAACTCTTACACGAGATGAACAATGTAGAATCCAACTTACGAGTGCCACAAAGAAACGAGCAACAACTTTCGAAGATGTGATAAGAACATGCTGCATCCACGACTTCCTCACAGCCATCCGTTCTCCGAAATGATTGCCTGCGGAAAGAATACCGATAAAAAGCTCCACAGGCCCATCGGGAACCAAAGGTGCCTT
The Raphanus sativus cultivar WK10039 unplaced genomic scaffold, ASM80110v3 Scaffold1004, whole genome shotgun sequence DNA segment above includes these coding regions:
- the LOC130503539 gene encoding hydroxyproline O-galactosyltransferase GALT5; this translates as EDATGLTVNGDIDVHSVVVASLPTSHPSFAPQRHLELSKRWKAPLVPDGPVELFIGILSAGNHFGERMAVRKSWMQHVLITSSKVVARFFVALHGRKEVNVELKKEAEYFGDIVLVPYMDSYDLVVLKTVAICEHGAFAFSAKYIMKCDDDTFVKLGAVINEVKKVPEGRSLYIGNMNYYHKPLRGGKWAVTYEEWPEEDYPPYANGPGYVLSSDIARFIVGEFERHRLRLFKMEDVSVGMWVEHFKNTSNPVDYRHSLRFCQFGCVENYYTAHYQSPRQMICLWDKLLRQNKPECCNMR